The sequence AAAATGCATGTCCGCAATTTGCGCAATTTGAGGAAGGTGTGTTATTACGATAGTTTGAATCTCGCCCGAGATCTCCCTGAGTTTTTCCGCGACTACTGTTCCCAGCCTCTGGCCGACCCCGGAATCAACTTCATCGAACACTATTGTCTCAAGATCCAGCTGGTCCTTCAAGGCCGACTCCAGAGCCAGCAAGAATCTTGAAAGCTCACCGCCGGAAGCGACTTTCCCTATCTCCATGAACTCCATTCCCGGATTAGTCTTTACCATCATGGTGACCCTGGAAGTTCCGTAACTCCTGGGAATCTCTTCTGGCTGGAGGTGGAATCTCAGCTTCGCACCCTTCATCCTGAGATCCTCAAGATGCAATTTGATTTGCTCTTCTATCTCCTCAGCCCTTGCGGCTCTCTTCTGATCAAGGACCAGTCCGGTCTTCTTCATTCTGACCAAGAGATCCTCTTCAAGCCTCTTAAGTTTCTCTTTCCTCTCCTCGAGCTCTTGAAGTGCACTGAGCTCCCTCTTGAATGTTTCGAGCCTCGAGAGAATCTTTTCAGCGGAATCTCCGTACTTCCTCTTGAGACCCTGAATCAGCGTCATCCTGTTTTCGATTGCGGTGAATTCCTCGTCGTCGATTTCGAGTGAGTCTCTCTCCTCTTCGACCATCGAGTAAAGAGAGTCCAGTTCCTCAAGGGCGATCTGCAGATTTTCATGCCATCCCTTGTATCCGAAATCCTCTATCCTTTCAATGATAGTCACTGCATCATTGAGAGAGTTATATACGGAGAACTCGCCGTCCTTCAGGATCTCTCTCAGTTCCTGAAACGTATCGATTAGAGTTTGGGCGTTTCTGTATCTGGTATATTTCATCTCAACGACCTGGTCTTCTCCCGGCCGAAGCTCTGCCTGCTCAATCTCACTTATCTGAAAACTCAGGAAGTCCTTTTCTCTTTCGATCCGAGCCGGGTCGACACTAAATGAATCAAACTCCCGTCTCACCTTCATAAACTCTCCATAAAGCTCTCTATACTGGTTTAGGCTTTCCTCTCCCCTTAGGGCATGATCGAGAATCGCATGGTGTTTCGATTCATCAAGCAAGCCTACACTGCTGTGCTGAGAATGGATCTCCACTCTGTCGCGAAAGGCAGTCTGGACTATCTGCCTCGGAACCATCCTCCCGTTCATTCTATAGATCGTTCTTTGCCCGGTAAAACTAACGGTAACAAGGAGCTGGTCTCCATCAACTTCTATTCCCATCTCTTTTAGTCTTAACGACAACGAACTATCGACTTCAAAGTTTCCCTCGATGCTTCCCGCACTGTCACTGTCCCACTGCGGAGGAAAG comes from Mesotoga sp. UBA6090 and encodes:
- a CDS encoding DNA repair protein RecN translates to MLLSLAGNDFLTFKEFYVEFSSGMNAITGESGAGKTVFLKALWAVLGFPPQWDSDSAGSIEGNFEVDSSLSLRLKEMGIEVDGDQLLVTVSFTGQRTIYRMNGRMVPRQIVQTAFRDRVEIHSQHSSVGLLDESKHHAILDHALRGEESLNQYRELYGEFMKVRREFDSFSVDPARIEREKDFLSFQISEIEQAELRPGEDQVVEMKYTRYRNAQTLIDTFQELREILKDGEFSVYNSLNDAVTIIERIEDFGYKGWHENLQIALEELDSLYSMVEEERDSLEIDDEEFTAIENRMTLIQGLKRKYGDSAEKILSRLETFKRELSALQELEERKEKLKRLEEDLLVRMKKTGLVLDQKRAARAEEIEEQIKLHLEDLRMKGAKLRFHLQPEEIPRSYGTSRVTMMVKTNPGMEFMEIGKVASGGELSRFLLALESALKDQLDLETIVFDEVDSGVGQRLGTVVAEKLREISGEIQTIVITHLPQIAQIADMHFVVRKEQVDSKTVSRIEELHGPSKEREIEEMSGQIPEQE